In a single window of the Neodiprion virginianus isolate iyNeoVirg1 chromosome 1, iyNeoVirg1.1, whole genome shotgun sequence genome:
- the LOC124307677 gene encoding vitellogenin isoform X3 translates to MDPLEQMPKSDTIKLRERHIGQSCKLFYRSSPLKIVRGKGQYMYDERGEQYLDCINNVAHVGHCHPDVVRAGQEQMALLCTNNRFLHDNLVVCARRLTSLLPDPLSVCFLVNSGSEANDLALRLAQAHTRNTEIIIVDHAYHGHLTSMIDISPYKFNRPNGTGKKDFVHVSPCPDVYRGKYRDVDYPGEDLGVKYADDVRRICGEIKARGKGVQAFIAESLISCGGQILPPENYFRNVYKHVREAGGVCIADEVQVGFGRVGSHMWAFQRYGSDVIPDIVTLGKPIGNGHPVAAVVTTREIATSFKNTGIEYFNTYGGNPVSCAIANSVMEVVEREGLQEHAQKVGKHLVTELEKLAQRHPIIGDVRGAGLFVGIELVRDRARRIPATEEASHVVSRMKEEKILVSSDGPDNNVLKLKPPMVFSIDNANHLIAVLDEVLDEVEIDIKLKNGAIDDLMVDSSLPKWEVNVLKSVVSQLQVDVQGENQMDSTYNQEPEGDKAYATFKVMEDSVTGKCEVLYDISPLPDYILQTKPELAPLPQLRGDGQMIDVVKAKNFSHCHQNPTRSYGMEWLNDWEPGTNSNGHFFSKSSMSRIILSGTLDRHTIQSSVTTTKFVLSPELHNEQKGMVVSRLNLTLVAVGSASSSISSPSSVKSTGNLVYHYDSPASQSGLEGDEIDDSGSNSSDSSSSSSSSSYSESDSSSSSDSDEDSSSSSSSSDSDSNSSSSSSSSDSDSDSSSSSSSDEEQFKKRKPRSLRRDLDNDNRQGNDLEKSPQSGKGAEIESVVANVARKDLSKLAKQIAEELQRPSSIPKEHTLEKFNTLVQMVRALSAKEINQMHQSFYQPYDKTNSNSQSESVRRNAWVAFRDAVVAAGTGPALLSIKQWIKQKKLSDFEAAAAVASLPKAARYPTPAYIDAFFSLATDQQVVDQPFLNTSAILAFTELVRLTQASNSSAHYRYPVQNLAGLSPRDQSAVTRKYLPYLSQKLQSAISRADSPKILTYIRALGNLAHPQILAAFEPYLEGQKDASDFQRLSMVGAMDKLALMHPKVARSVLFKIYQNTGEAHEVRCAAVFQLMKTNPPASMLQRMAQFTNWDVNEQVNSAVKTAIESAAELDQEENSELAANARAAKDMLNPKIYGIHYSQGYLRDHIVEEMNLAYKLFTNSIGSQDSILPQAIFMRLKTSRGGYNDSPFEMGAMVSSINDLSNYISEQFSFGDDDKGRNQKQSRGKGRWSPENIAKMLNIESDDAEQLEGRFWFNSVGWQSHFAFDNHTLDQIPRMIRNAAQAAKEGKSFNRTEFSDNEIFLTMPTVTGFPFVYSVKKPTLFKIGGEVQARSKPDLTHGPSDELKIPSTTNVTTDIHFVYSTHIHARIQFITPFDYHSYEAGIVKNFQMNVPLRIHADFDAENQHIRVKLQPIQQDRDYNLFHYSTKPYTSKNDIRNISPVIHQDNTQPISTGEQIQNDYDFGKKTTGMAFRLKSSSERRSRQPMCAWLQEQMAPHDAVSAFTFPFAQQVIEQARYDLVWDSRSSSSKSVVVTASWDSQRSDESGDRKDSSSGTPQPSSKKPDSQKRQDELQDQAASGINDADVASIDVGVAFQGQSDAQYAMTAAVASSNTDDTSRLLFYYYKKSANDKTYEVCMRAESEMPNVPEMDFTKALKADPKSKVEFAVNFGEQCQSGGSIEVKGKWEQSSELTDYLRQHPMAKQCAGQMEKGDYALPACRNMTARANHMDEAHFTIKYKNIPATAQNMTFSAYRAAQYFAFENAYENVVDPKDQEEGRIDVDLEFSNEFDSMNISINTPAMDANFTDIEITHFARPLFAVHPVYSAAQRLGRKAMYGQYNPQCVVDNNSANTFDNKTYPVELGKCWHVLMVTVPEEDPDNNNDDLDIPEDMQVTVIARDVSNDEKEINITLGDDEITFSPSKSGPKVQVNGKQIEVSEDESYAEIDDEELDVDWEIFALPGGSVKLSSYEFGIEAVYDGSRVKISAAHKYRGSVRGLCGNFNGETSDEFTTPQNCVLKNPEEFSASWALTSEQCSGQALKNSQIARSAYCPRKMNLFGNVVSEQEAGRSKPRNSKFGGRRDETQGQSQRGSSRGQQQGRSSPFCYTHKTEVVRENGETCFSLRPVPTCASRCRPQGKREKAVQMHCVENSQAASKIADQVRDGHSHDFSRKSVSKTIRMSIPTSCSA, encoded by the exons CGCTTATCACGGACATCTGACCTCGATGATCGACATTTCCCCCTACAAATTCAACAGGCCGAATGGAACAGGAAAAAAGGACTTCGTCCACGTG TCTCCTTGCCCTGACGTGTACAGAGGGAAGTACCGAGACGTGGATTATCCCGGCGAAGATTTGGGGGTGAAGTACGCGGACGATGTGAGGAGAATATGCGGGGAAATAAAGGCGAGGGGTAAAGGGGTGCAGGCCTTCATAGCCGAGAGCCTGATTTCATGCGGGGGTCAAATATTGCCGCCGGAAAACTACTTCAGAAACGTTTACAA ACACGTGAGAGAAGCCGGAGGTGTCTGCATAGCCGATGAAGTTCAAGTCGGTTTCGGGCGAGTCGGAAGCCACATGTGGGCCTTTCAACGCTACGGAAGTGACGTCATTCCGGACATTGTAACCCTCGGGAAACCCATCGGGAACGGACACCCAGTCGCTGCGGTTGTAACCACTCGAGAAATTGCGACAAGTTTCAAGAACACGGGAATAGAATATTTCAACACG TACGGTGGTAATCCAGTATCCTGTGCAATAGCCAACTCGGTCATGGAGGTCGTGGAACGAGAGGGTCTCCAGGAACACGCTCAGAAGGTGGGCAAGCACCTCGTCACAGAGTTGGAGAAATTGGCTCAGCGTCATCCGATAATCGGCGATGTTAGAGGGGCTGGTTTGTTCGTCGGCATCGAGCTCGTCCGAGATCGCGCGAGGAGGATTCCGGCGACGGAAGAAGCCAGTCACGTCGTCTCCAGGATGAAGGAGGAGAAAATATTGGTCAGCAGTGACGGACCGGACAATAACGTCCTCAAACTCAAACCTCCCATGGTGTTCAGTATCGATAACGCCAATCACTTAATCGCTGTTCTCGACGAAGTTCTCGACGAAGTTGAAATCGAC ATCAAGCTGAAGAACGGTGCGATCGATGATCTGATGGTAGACAGCAGTCTCCCCAAGTGGGAGGTGAACGTACTGAAAAGTGTCGTCAGTCAGCTTCAAGTCGACGTTCAAGGTGAAAACCAAATGGATTCGACGTACAACCAGGAACCTGAAGGGGACAAGGCCTACGCAACGTTCAAGGTGATGGAGGATTCGGTGACTGGAAAGTGCGAGGTGCTCTACGACATTTCGCCTCTTCCCGACTACATTCTTCAGACCAAACCTGAATTGGCTCCGTTGCCTCAGCTTCGTGGTGATGGACAAATGATCGATGTCGTCAAGGCCAAGAACTTTAGTCACTGTCATCAGAATCCGACTCGCAGCTACGGTATGGAGTGGTTGAACGACTGGGAGCCCGGCACTAACAGCAACGGACATTTCTTCTCG aaatcttCAATGAGTCGCATCATTCTTTCCGGAACTCTCGATCGCCACACGATTCAATCCTCTGTCACAACGACCAAATTTGTCTTGAGCCCAGAACTTCACAACGAGCAAAAGGGCATGGTAGTAAGCAGACTGAACCTCACTCTGGTCGCAGTTGGCTCAGCGTCAAGCAGCATCTCATCACCTTCTAGCGTCAAGTCTACCGGAAATCTGGTCTACCATTATGACTCACCTGCTTCTCAGAGTGGTTTGGAGGGAGACGAAATTGATGACTCTGGCTCAAACAGCTCCGACAGCAGCTCTAGTTCCAGCTCCAGCTCCTATTCCGAATCTGACTCCAGCTCCAGTTCCGATTCGGACGAAGATTCTAGCTCAAGCAGCTCCAGTTCCGATTCGGATTCTAATTCTAGCTCAAGCAGCTCCAGTTCCGATTCGGATTCTGATTCTAGCTCAAGCAGCTCCAGTGACGAGGAACAGTTCAAGAAACGCAAACCGCGCAGCCTTCGTCGTGACTTAGATAACGACAACAGACAAGGGAATGATCTTGAGAAGAGTCCTCAGAGCGGTAAGGGTGCCGAAATAGAATCGGTGGTGGCCAACGTGGCGAGAAAGGACCTCTCTAAGCTAGCCAAGCAGATAGCAGAGGAGCTTCAGCGTCCTAGCAGCATCCCGAAAGAACATACTCTCGAGAAGTTTAACACACTTGTTCAGATGGTTCGTGCCCTGAGCGCAAAGGAGATCAACCAAATGCATCAGAGCTTCTATCAACCCTACGACAAAACCAACTCCAACAGCCAGAGTGAGAGTGTACGCAGGAACGCTTGGGTGGCGTTCCGCGATGCTGTAGTAGCGGCTGGAACTGGACCAGCTCTTCTGAGCATCAAGCAGTGGATCAAACAGAAAAAACTGAGCGATTTCGAGGCTGCGGCAGCCGTGGCTTCCCTGCCGAAAGCGGCTCGCTACCCAACTCCCGCCTACATTGACGCCTTTTTC TCATTGGCCACGGATCAGCAAGTGGTCGATCAGCCCTTCCTGAACACTTCTGCCATCCTCGCTTTCACCGAACTGGTCCGTCTAACTCAGGCCAGCAACAGTTCAGCTCACTACCGCTACCCGGTTCAGAATCTCGCCGGCCTTTCACCAAGGGATCAATCAGCTGTCACCCGCAAGTATCTTCCTTACCTGAGCCAGAAGCTGCAATCCGCCATCAGCCGAGCTGACAGTCCAAAGATTCTGACGTACATCAGAGCTCTGGGCAATTTAGCTCACCCTCAGATACTCGCCGCGTTCGAACCTTACTTGGAAGGACAGAAAGACGCTTCAGACTTCCAGCGTTTGTCAATGGTCGGCGCCATGGATAAGCTGGCACTTATGCATCCCAAGGTTGCCCGCTCTGTGCTCTTCAAGATCTACCAAAATACAGGCGAGGCTCACGAAGTGCGCTGCGCTGCCGTGTTCCAGTTGATGAAGACCAATCCACCCGCAAGCATGCTTCAAAGAATGGCTCAATTCACAAACTGGGATGTAAATGAGCAAGTGAACTCTGCGGTTAAGACTGCCATCGAAAGCGCGGCAGAACTTGACCAAGAAGAGAATTCGGAACTTGCGGCCAACGCTCGTGCGGCCAAAGATATGCTTAATCCGAAAATTTACGGAATCCATTACAGCCAGGGCTACTTGAGAGACCACATTGTTGAGGAAATGAATCTTGCGTACAAATTGTTCACCAATTCCATCGGAAGCCAAGACAGCATCTTGCCACAGGCGATCTTTATGCGCCTGAAGACTAGCCGGGGTGGTTACAACGATTCTCCATTTGAAATGGGAGCTATGGTCTCGAGTATTAACGACTTGAGCAACTATATAAGTGAGCAATTTTCATTCGGTGACGATGATAAGGGTCGTAATCAGAAACAGTCACGTGGAAAGGGTAGATGGAGTCCGGAAAACATTGCCAAAATGCTGAACATCGAGTCAGACGATGCGGAACAACTCGAGGGGCGGTTTTGGTTCAACAGCGTAGGATGGCAGAGCCACTTTGCCTTCGATAATCACACCCTCGATCAGATCCCCCGAA TGATTAGGAATGCAGCTCAGGCCGCGAAGGAAGGCAAGAGTTTCAACAGGACAGAATTCTCGGACAACGAAATATTCCTGACAATGCCCACTGTGACGGGATTCCCCTTCGTATACTCCGTAAAGAAACCAACTCTCTTCAAAATCGGTGGTGAAGTTCAGGCGCGTAGCAAGCCCGACTTGACTCACGGTCCATCAGACGAATTGAAGATCCCATCGACCACCAACGTTACCACAGACATCCATTTCGTTTATTCCACGCATATCCACGCCCGAATTCAATTCATCACGCCGTTTGATTATCATTCGTACGAAGCCGGAATTGTCAAGAATTTCCAAATGAACGTTCCCCTTCGCATTCACGCAGATTTTGACGCGGAGAATCAGCATATCCGGGTGAAACTTCAGCCTATCCAACAAGACCGCGACTACAACCTGTTCCACTACAGCACCAAACCTTACACCTCCAAGAATGACATTCGTAACATTTCCCCTGTCATCCACCAAGATAATACGCAGCCTATCAGCACCGGAGAACAAATCCAGAATGACTACGACTTCGGTAAGAAGACTACCGGAATGGCTTTCCGTCTCAAGTCATCGTCGGAGCGAAGATCTCGGCAGCCGATGTGCGCGTGGCTTCAGGAACAAATGGCACCTCACGATGCCGTGTCTGCTTTCACTTTCCCATTCGCCCAGCAAGTCATCGAGCAAGCTAGATACGATCTGGTGTGGGACTCCAGGAGTAGCAGCTCAAAGTCTGTTGTCGTAACGGCTTCCTGGGACAGCCAGAGATCCGACGAAAGCGGTGACCGCAAGGACTCATCGTCTGGCACCCCTCAGCCGTCCAGCAAGAAGCCTGACAGTCAAAAACGCCAAGATGAATTGCAAGACCAGGCAGCTTCGGGTATCAATGACGCTGACGTCGCCTCCATCGACGTTGGAGTGGCCTTCCAAGGGCAGAGCGACGCCCAATACGCAATGACCGCCGCAGTGGCGAGCAGCAACACCGACGACACCTCCCGTTTACTTTTCTACTACTACAAGAAATCGGCCAATGACAAAACGTACGAAGTTTGTATGCGCGCCGAGTCTGAGATGCCGAATGTGCCCGAAATGGACTTCACAAAAGCCTTGAAGGCCGACCCAAAAAGCAAGGTCGAGTTTGCCGTCAACTTTGGAGAACAGTGCCAGTCTGGCGGCAGTATCGAGGTTAAAGGAAAGTGGGAGCAGAGCTCAGAACTGACGGATTATCTTCGTCAGCACCCCATGGCTAAGCAGTGCGCCGGACAGATGGAAAAGGGCGACTACGCTCTGCCTGCCTGTCGCAACATGACAGCCCGTGCCAACCATATGGACGAAGCTCACTTCACCATCAAGTATAAGAACATTCCCGCAACGGCGCAGAACATGACTTTCAGTGCCTACAGGGCCGCCCAGTACTTCGCCTTCGAGAACGCCTACGAGAACGTGGTCGACCCCAAGGATCAGGAAGAGGGTAGGATCGACGTCGACCTTGAATTTTCCAACGAATTCGACTCCATGAATATATCCATCAACACTCCAGCCATGGACGCCAACTTCACCGATATTGAGATTACCCATTTTGCTCGACCTCTGTTTGCTGTTCACCCTGTTTATTCCGCTGCTCAGCGCCTGGGAAGAAAGGCTATGTATGGACAGTACAATC CTCAATGTGTTGTGGACAACAACTCTGCCAACACCTTCGACAACAAAACCTACCCAGTCGAACTCGGCAAATGCTGGCACGTACTGATGGTCACTGTGCCTGAGGAAGATCCtgacaacaacaacgacgatTTGGACATCCCAGAAGACATGCAAGTCACCGTGATTGCCCGTGACGTCAGCAATGACGAAAAGGAGATCAATATCACCTTGGGTGATGACGAAATCACTTTCTCCCCATCGAAATCGGGACCCAAGGTTCAGGTGAACGGAAAACAGATCGAAGTCTCCGAAGATGAGTCCTACGCCGAAATCGACGACGAAGAACTCGATGTCGACTGGGAAATATTCGCACTTCCCGGCGGTTCCGTCAAGCTCAGTTCCTACGAGTTCGGCATCGAGGCTGTTTACGACGGATCCCGCGTCAAGATTTCG GCTGCTCACAAGTACCGCGGATCCGTTCGCGGACTGTGTGGTAACTTCAACGGCGAAACTTCCGACGAATTTACAACGCCCCAAAACTGCGTCCTCAAGAACCCCGAGGAATTCTCCGCCAGCTGGGCGCTGACAAGCGAACAGTGCAGCGGTCAGGCTTTGAAGAACTCTCAGATTGCTCGGAGTGCTTATTGTCCGCGCAAGATGAATCTCTTCGGCAACGTGGTGAGCGAACAGGAGGCTGGACGTTCCAAACCTCGAAACAGCAAGTTTGGAGGCAGACGTGACGAGACGCAAGGTCAGTCTCAGCGCGGATCGTCCCGCGGTCAGCAGCAAGGTAGAAGTTCACCGTTCTGTTACACCCACAAGACGGAGGTAGTACGCGAAAATGGAGAGACCTGCTTCTCCTTGAGACCAGTGCCAACTTGCGCCTCCAGATGTCGTCCTCAGGGTAAGAGGGAGAAGGCAGTCCAGATGCACTGCGTCGAGAACAGCCAAGCTGCGTCGAAGATCGCTGACCAAGTTCGCGACGGTCACAGCCACGATTTCAGCAGGAAATCCGTGTCCAAGACCATAAGGATGTCTATTCCCACTTCCTGCTCTGCGTAG